From the genome of Thermogutta terrifontis, one region includes:
- a CDS encoding NAD(P)H-hydrate dehydratase — translation MNEKGFGENLPLPVLPVRPRDAHKGRFGTVLIVGGSLGMSGAAGLAGLAALRGGAGLVRVATPAPVLAIVASYERSYTTIPLEADKHGRISLRACEGVMEAAAEADWIALGPGLGRSLGLSRLVTRVYSELSKPLVLDADGLNALARENGQLPRPGGPRVLTPHPGEFRRLVGPSGDTRRPIEERWQLARQQAANWGVVLVYKGHPTLVTDGTRCYVNTTGNPGMATGGSGDVLTGLIAALGAQGLEPFAAAQLAVYLHGLAGDLAAAELSEEAMIASDLIDYLPRAFQEYRKVLSGGQESSR, via the coding sequence ATGAACGAAAAAGGCTTTGGCGAGAATCTCCCCTTACCCGTGCTCCCGGTGCGACCTCGGGATGCCCATAAAGGCCGGTTTGGGACGGTCCTTATTGTAGGTGGCAGTTTGGGAATGTCGGGGGCGGCAGGGCTTGCTGGTTTGGCGGCTCTACGCGGAGGCGCGGGCCTCGTAAGAGTTGCAACGCCGGCACCGGTGCTCGCGATTGTTGCCTCCTACGAGCGCTCATACACCACAATACCGCTTGAAGCAGACAAGCACGGGCGGATCTCGCTGCGGGCTTGCGAGGGGGTTATGGAGGCTGCCGCTGAGGCGGACTGGATTGCGTTGGGACCGGGACTGGGACGGTCCCTCGGACTTTCCCGGCTTGTGACCCGCGTGTATTCGGAACTGAGCAAACCGCTTGTGCTGGATGCGGATGGTCTGAATGCCCTTGCCCGGGAAAACGGCCAACTACCACGGCCGGGCGGTCCGCGGGTGTTGACGCCCCATCCGGGAGAATTCCGTCGGCTGGTCGGACCCTCCGGAGATACGCGCCGACCTATTGAGGAACGCTGGCAGCTCGCCCGACAACAAGCGGCCAACTGGGGGGTGGTTCTGGTTTACAAGGGGCACCCCACGCTGGTTACGGATGGAACGCGCTGCTACGTCAACACAACCGGCAACCCGGGCATGGCCACCGGCGGTTCAGGAGATGTTCTCACGGGGTTAATTGCGGCCTTGGGGGCGCAGGGGCTGGAGCCGTTCGCGGCTGCCCAACTTGCTGTGTACCTTCACGGTCTGGCGGGGGATCTGGCGGCAGCGGAGCTCTCGGAAGAGGCTATGATCGCTTCGGATTTGATCGATTACCTGCCCCGGGCTTTTCAGGAATATCGCAAAGTGCTCTCCGGCGGTCAGGAGTCGTCGCGTTGA
- a CDS encoding type III pantothenate kinase produces MDRHYFFAVDIGNTRIKCGRFPWQPSSARLPVPEQVISILPATGQWSALEEGLKSVPEQPGTITWWIASVNRSATTELVEFLRLRRASEKVFLLTSQEIPIPVSLPHPDRVGIDRLAAAVAAEALRRPGYPAIVVDVGTAITVDVLSPQGSFEGGAIACGPGIAARALYEFTDLLPQIDTLWTSPPPPIGRNTQEAMAAGVFWGMVGTVRELISRQASNFSDQPDVFVTGGGGALLASLLGGSAQYVEHLTLSGIALTVYHYLAHHTQRDDS; encoded by the coding sequence ATGGATCGACACTACTTCTTTGCCGTGGATATCGGCAATACCCGAATCAAGTGTGGTCGCTTTCCGTGGCAGCCATCATCTGCCCGGTTGCCCGTTCCTGAGCAGGTTATTTCCATCCTACCAGCAACGGGGCAGTGGAGCGCTCTCGAAGAGGGCCTGAAGTCGGTCCCCGAGCAACCAGGTACGATCACCTGGTGGATTGCCAGCGTTAACCGCTCAGCGACCACCGAGCTCGTAGAATTTTTGCGTCTCCGTCGCGCGTCCGAAAAGGTATTTCTCCTCACCTCTCAGGAGATTCCGATCCCTGTGTCGCTTCCCCATCCCGATCGGGTGGGAATCGACCGACTCGCGGCGGCGGTGGCGGCAGAGGCTTTGCGCCGACCTGGGTATCCCGCGATTGTTGTGGACGTGGGCACGGCGATTACGGTGGACGTGCTCAGCCCGCAAGGCAGTTTCGAGGGCGGCGCCATCGCCTGCGGACCGGGCATTGCCGCGCGAGCCCTCTATGAATTTACAGACCTGCTTCCGCAGATCGATACCCTCTGGACCTCACCTCCGCCGCCGATTGGCCGAAACACCCAAGAGGCCATGGCTGCGGGAGTGTTCTGGGGTATGGTGGGCACCGTTCGCGAGCTGATTTCCCGGCAAGCCAGTAACTTTTCTGATCAGCCGGATGTGTTCGTGACCGGCGGGGGCGGGGCACTCCTGGCCAGCCTGCTGGGCGGTTCGGCCCAATACGTGGAGCACCTGACCCTTTCAGGGATCGCGCTGACAGTCTACCACTACCTGGCACACCACACTCAACGCGACGACTCCTGA
- the obgE gene encoding GTPase ObgE — MFVDEVEIFVKGGRGGDGCVSFRREKYVPKGGPDGGDGGDGGSVILVAQEGVDSLAALAHRKHWIAEDGERGGPALCHGRSGNDLILTVPPGTLVFDKTHNLLLKDLSRPGDRVVVARGGKGGKGNAAFKSPTNRAPREATPGTEGEARHLRLELRLIADVGLVGKPNAGKSTLLSRMTRARPKVANYPFTTKHPHLGRVVLDMERSFVMADIPGLIEGAHRGAGLGHEFLRHIQRSGILVHLVEPEPYDGTDPITTYRNIRFELEKFDPGLITRPEIVVVTKADLPSAERVRQELQNILQKPVLKISAVTGENLNVLAETIWQTLTDQRSAQSATFPKIPIG; from the coding sequence ATGTTTGTGGATGAAGTGGAAATTTTCGTAAAAGGAGGTCGCGGAGGAGACGGCTGCGTCAGCTTCCGCCGGGAAAAATATGTCCCGAAAGGGGGGCCCGATGGAGGTGACGGCGGGGACGGGGGAAGCGTCATTCTGGTTGCCCAGGAGGGCGTCGATAGTCTGGCAGCGCTGGCTCATCGGAAACATTGGATCGCCGAAGACGGCGAGCGCGGGGGACCGGCTCTGTGCCACGGGCGCTCGGGTAACGACCTGATCCTCACTGTTCCGCCCGGCACACTGGTTTTTGACAAGACCCACAATCTGCTTTTGAAAGACCTTTCTCGGCCGGGAGATCGCGTGGTGGTGGCCCGGGGCGGAAAAGGCGGCAAAGGAAACGCGGCTTTCAAATCCCCCACCAACCGTGCACCGCGCGAGGCTACCCCGGGAACTGAAGGCGAAGCCCGCCATTTGCGACTGGAGCTGCGTCTGATTGCTGACGTGGGATTGGTCGGCAAGCCAAATGCCGGCAAAAGCACTTTGCTGAGCCGGATGACGCGGGCCAGGCCCAAAGTCGCCAATTATCCGTTCACCACCAAGCATCCGCACTTGGGACGCGTCGTGCTCGACATGGAGCGGAGCTTCGTCATGGCGGATATCCCCGGGCTGATCGAGGGAGCCCATCGGGGTGCCGGGTTGGGCCACGAGTTTCTTCGCCACATTCAGCGCTCAGGAATTCTTGTTCACTTGGTGGAGCCGGAACCCTATGACGGCACCGACCCTATCACAACTTACCGCAATATTCGGTTTGAACTGGAAAAATTCGACCCTGGGCTCATTACCAGACCGGAAATCGTCGTTGTGACGAAGGCCGATCTGCCAAGCGCGGAGCGTGTGCGGCAGGAGCTCCAGAACATCCTGCAAAAACCCGTGCTCAAAATCTCAGCGGTGACCGGCGAAAACCTCAACGTTTTGGCGGAAACGATTTGGCAAACTTTAACGGATCAGCGGTCCGCACAGTCCGCCACTTTTCCCAAGATCCCCATCGGTTAG
- the rpmA gene encoding 50S ribosomal protein L27, which translates to MAHKKGQGSSRNGRDSNPQYRGVKFFGGQFVKAGTILVRQLGTKFHPGNNVGVGRDYTLYALVDGYVKFDRGGRRVNVVTALN; encoded by the coding sequence ATGGCGCACAAGAAAGGCCAAGGATCAAGCCGTAACGGGCGGGATTCAAACCCCCAATACCGCGGGGTGAAATTTTTCGGGGGACAGTTCGTCAAAGCCGGGACGATCCTGGTGCGACAACTTGGTACCAAGTTTCATCCCGGCAATAATGTGGGGGTTGGGCGCGACTATACGCTCTACGCCCTAGTAGATGGGTACGTCAAGTTTGACCGTGGCGGCCGCCGGGTCAACGTCGTGACCGCGTTGAACTGA
- the def gene encoding peptide deformylase encodes MSELVNQLKIVKYPHPALRYKSKPVKRVDRELGDIVRRMFDLMYEANGIGLAANQVNLPYRLFVINLTADPNEKKEELVFLNPVILRRKGFEQGEEGCLSLPDLRGTVRRSKEIDILAYNLQGEEICWRVTGLLARAFQHELDHLDGILFIDHLEPSELLDLRGYVEKWEDEYMSAVSQGTEEPEDKVLSRLRELEALRT; translated from the coding sequence ATGAGCGAACTCGTCAATCAACTCAAAATCGTGAAATATCCCCACCCTGCCCTGCGGTACAAGTCAAAACCAGTCAAGCGGGTGGATCGAGAACTGGGCGATATTGTCCGAAGAATGTTCGACCTTATGTACGAGGCGAACGGAATTGGACTAGCTGCCAACCAGGTTAACCTTCCTTACCGTCTTTTTGTCATCAATTTGACGGCGGACCCGAACGAAAAGAAGGAAGAGCTTGTATTCTTAAATCCAGTCATCCTTCGTCGAAAAGGATTCGAGCAAGGCGAGGAGGGGTGCCTCAGTCTCCCTGATTTGAGGGGGACCGTGCGACGATCGAAAGAAATCGATATTCTCGCGTACAACCTGCAGGGGGAGGAAATCTGCTGGCGAGTCACCGGCCTTCTCGCACGGGCGTTCCAGCACGAGCTCGACCACCTTGATGGAATTCTCTTCATTGATCATCTCGAACCCTCGGAATTACTCGATCTGCGAGGTTATGTGGAAAAATGGGAAGATGAGTACATGTCGGCAGTCTCGCAAGGGACCGAGGAACCGGAAGACAAGGTGCTCAGTCGTCTCCGGGAACTGGAAGCCCTCCGGACCTGA
- a CDS encoding vWA domain-containing protein yields the protein MFTHSPGAAEESETLKFREGKQGNPRFWYSFAISTAFHAILFALLFLWFRPSATHGLTEESVREVGIALKYQDGPRDYYVDESGQIGQDQAAEGGSEAGSGRPTLEEILPSVQEVATAEVLPRKGFQILGPSSLPETGAGQAGGEGGLFAGGGGFGRQPGPPGTASLFGIRSPGYKFVYVFDRSGSMGGSGRTALSFAKRELVASIQSLDKTQQFEIIFYNERPTLFNPSGQPGRLAFATDENKARAIRFIQSITAGGGTQHDAALLAAIQLRPDVIFFLTDADEPRLSEAKLAQIHRWANGIVIHAVEFGTGPESTSDNFLKRIARQNGGQYVYIDITQAIR from the coding sequence ATGTTCACGCACAGTCCAGGCGCAGCAGAGGAGTCTGAAACCCTGAAATTCCGGGAGGGGAAGCAGGGTAATCCGCGATTCTGGTATTCGTTCGCAATTTCCACGGCCTTCCACGCGATCCTTTTCGCTCTACTTTTCCTCTGGTTCCGGCCTTCCGCGACCCATGGTTTGACAGAGGAAAGCGTCCGCGAGGTTGGTATAGCGCTCAAATACCAGGACGGACCACGGGATTATTACGTTGACGAGTCTGGACAGATCGGCCAGGACCAGGCAGCAGAGGGGGGTTCGGAAGCCGGTTCCGGGCGTCCGACCCTGGAGGAAATTTTGCCATCGGTTCAGGAGGTCGCCACCGCGGAGGTCCTACCGCGAAAGGGTTTTCAGATTTTGGGACCATCGAGCCTTCCAGAGACAGGGGCCGGGCAGGCAGGGGGCGAAGGAGGCCTCTTTGCCGGAGGCGGCGGCTTCGGTCGGCAACCGGGGCCTCCGGGAACAGCTTCGTTATTTGGAATTCGCTCACCGGGTTACAAATTCGTGTACGTGTTTGACCGCTCAGGCAGCATGGGAGGGTCGGGAAGAACAGCCCTTAGCTTCGCCAAACGCGAGCTCGTCGCCAGCATTCAGTCACTCGACAAGACGCAACAGTTCGAGATCATTTTTTACAACGAGCGGCCCACGCTGTTCAACCCTTCTGGCCAGCCTGGGCGGCTCGCCTTCGCCACAGATGAAAACAAAGCCCGAGCGATTCGTTTCATTCAGTCCATCACGGCGGGTGGGGGGACGCAGCACGACGCGGCTCTCCTGGCCGCCATTCAGCTCCGACCGGACGTGATCTTCTTTCTGACAGATGCCGACGAGCCGCGGCTATCCGAAGCGAAGCTGGCACAGATTCATCGATGGGCAAATGGAATTGTCATTCACGCCGTTGAATTCGGGACCGGTCCGGAGAGCACGTCCGACAACTTTCTTAAGCGGATCGCCAGACAGAATGGTGGCCAGTACGTGTACATCGACATTACTCAGGCGATCCGCTGA
- a CDS encoding elongation factor P produces the protein MPLAKDIKRGMIVTYQDAPCLIESVQVQTPSARGAATLYKFRARNLITKQKVDISLKGTEGLEEANFERRPVTYMYADAQEVHFLDSQDFNEYVLPREALEEELKYLKEGLEGLFVLIYEGQWVGIQLPVAVELKVVQCDPYVRGASATGRTKPAVLETGLVIQVPEYISEGETVKVDTRSGEFLSRV, from the coding sequence ATGCCACTGGCCAAAGACATTAAACGCGGGATGATTGTTACTTATCAGGATGCCCCGTGCTTAATTGAATCGGTGCAGGTTCAAACGCCCAGTGCACGGGGAGCGGCCACGCTCTACAAGTTTCGGGCGCGGAATTTGATCACCAAGCAAAAGGTGGATATTTCGCTGAAGGGCACGGAAGGGCTGGAAGAAGCGAATTTCGAGCGACGACCGGTCACCTACATGTATGCGGACGCTCAGGAGGTGCACTTTCTCGATTCGCAAGATTTCAACGAGTACGTGCTCCCACGCGAGGCCCTGGAAGAGGAATTAAAGTATCTCAAGGAAGGGCTGGAAGGGCTTTTTGTTTTGATTTACGAAGGACAGTGGGTGGGAATCCAGTTGCCTGTAGCGGTTGAACTAAAGGTGGTCCAATGCGATCCTTACGTCCGGGGGGCATCGGCCACGGGGCGCACCAAACCGGCGGTTTTGGAAACCGGTTTGGTCATTCAAGTGCCCGAGTACATTTCGGAAGGAGAGACCGTGAAGGTAGACACGCGAAGCGGCGAATTCCTCTCTCGCGTGTAA